The nucleotide sequence CTTTGACCGTCAGCAGCTAGACCTTGTACGTGAGTACAACTACTTAGTTGAAAGTCATTTTAAGACCAAGCACCAAGTAGCGGATTATGCCGAAATGCTCAACAAAAGCCCTAAAACCCTATCCAACGTATTCAAAAAATACAACGAAAAATCACCTTTGCAAATCATTCAAGACCGCATCATCCTTGAAGCGCGCCGTATGCTGCGTTACTCCGACAAAAGCATCAAAGAAATCGCTTATGATAATGGCTATGATGACATTCAAGCTTTTAGCCGATTTTTCAAGAAAATGGAAGGAATATCTCCTTCAGATTTCAAGAAGGCCTTTTAAATTGGAGCTAGATTCTTAAAATAATAGCCCACAAATTTCACGGATACTACTGATGGTCATCGATTTTTAATGTGTTTTATTTAGCTATGTGAAAACACAGTGCTAACCCCTCTCAAGAAAGGAATTTAAAGTACTAACATTTCTATAGTCGTTTTCTATTAGAAATAAAGCCTCAACTAGGATTTACACTGTTTTTTGCCAAATTGTTCACTTTTATAAATACTAAAGGTATTAGAAAAGGCTTCAACCCTTCTTTCCTTCTACACATTCCTTAATAGAAAATCCGTACCCATCAGTAGAATCTGCAATATCCGTGGGCTATCTATCAAATCTGATTCATATAATACTCCCCTAAAACAACCAAACGAAACCTCTCAGCCCCGATTAAAGTGGAAATCCTTTTTGTTTTTTTTCAAAAACAAAAAGATTGAAACGGAAAGCGGGACAGATCACCCTAAAAGCACCTTGGTTTCTGCTCCAAAAACTAAAAAAACAGGCTTTTTTGGTATAAAATAGGCTTGAAAGGAAAAATGACCAACTCTTCGGGAAATCCGACCTAACTCTTAGGTGAACTTTCGTCGCACCTTTGTACTAACAAATTAAAACAACACAATCATGAAAACAATAGGAACTATTATTAGTGATTTGAAATCATTTTTTAGAACAAAAACAGTAGCCGAAAAACCACAGTTAATTGCTGTAGATCAAGCTCACTTTTGTGATGCACTTGCCATCAACGATTATTACTGTGATGAAAACAACTTATTTATATAATTAAAAAAATCAACATAAAATGATACAACATTTAGACAAATCAAATTTCGACAGCACTATAAACAACAACCCAGTTGTTCTAGTTGACTTTTTTGCCGACTGGTGTGGCCCTTGTACCGCTTTACACCCTACTCTTGAAGCCCTGGCTACTGATTTTGAAGGCAAAGCCATCATTTCTAAAATCAATGTAGATAAAAATCCAGAGTTGGCAGCACAATTTAAAATAAGAAGTATTCCTGCTTTGTTCTACTTTAAAAACGGAGAGATTGTAGGTACACAAAATGGAGTGCACAGTAAATCCGTAATCTCGAGTAACTTAAACAACATCTTAAAAAACTAATATCATGGGAAAGAAAATAAATATCAAAAATTTGCCATCAGGCTACCAATCTTTCATTACAAACGGAAGACATTCAGTAACGGGAGACGAACCTTTGACTAGCAAAGGAACGGATTTAGGTTTTTCGCCAGAGGATTTTATCCTTTCTAGTTTAGCGATGTGTAAGGTGGCCACTGTACGCTATATTGCTCGAAAAAACAACTGGCCTATCGAAGATGTAGATGGCGAATTTGAACTCAACGTAAAACGTGGCGCTGAAGGAAAACTATCAACTACAGTTACTGGAAGAATTAAAATTGAAGGTAACCTTACCGAGGAACAAAAAACCGAATTACTCAGACAAGCAGACGCCTGTTATGTACATCGCATGATTGAAGGCGAATGGAATATTGAGCAGGTTCAAGAGTTAACAACAGAAAAACTGACAGTATAAAATAATTTAAACAATAATAATCCTTAATTTAAAACAAATGAAAAATTTAAAATCAATTCTTGCAGTAGCGTTTATCGCTTTATTTTCTAACGGTATTTTTGCTCAAGTAGAGGCTGTAGACAAATCAGGTTTAGCCATTGGTGGTTACGACGTCGTATCTTATTTTAAAGACCACAAAGCCACGAAAGGAAATGCAGCAAATGCTGAGAAAATTGGAAAAACAACCTATTATTTTGCTTCTAAAGCCAATGCAAAAGCATTCAAAGCAAATCCTCAAAAATATGCACCACAATGTAACGGATACTGCGCTTGGGGTGTAGCTGAAAAAGATTCGAAATTCTCTATCAATCCTGAGACTTTCAAAATTGTCGATAACAAATTATACTTATTCTTTAACGGTGATTTCAACGGACAACAAGTAAACACTTTAGATATTTGGAACAAAGACGAAGCTAAATACCTTAAAGCTATTGATAAAAAATGGGCAACTATTAAATAAAAACACCTTTTTTATTTTTTCCGAAAATTCATAACCCTAAACAATTGTACGCTGTTTTAGTTATGGATTTTCGGTTTGTTATTTTATAGAATTTTCTAAAAATGCAAAGCCGTACTATTCTTGATTTCCCCCATTACAAAAATAGTTTGGGTATTCCCAATATTCTCAATAGTTGATAATTTATTCATGACAAAATCTTGATAACTCGCAACGTCTTCGACTAGAATTTTCAGCATAAAATCATAATCTCCTGCTATATTATAGCATTCGATAATTTCAGGTAAAGCAACAATGTCTTTTACAAAATTAGCTCCTACATTTCGAGCATGTTCTTTTAATCGTACATTACAAAAAACCGTCATTCCTAGTTTGAGTTTCTTTTTATCTAATAAAGCCACATATTTCATAATATATCCTTCGCGTTCGAGTCTTTTGATGCGTTCATAAACAGGAGTTGTCGTCAAGAATAATTCGGCCGCTAGCTCTTTTATGTTGATATTCGAGTCGGCTTGCAGTCGTTTTAGGATTTGAATGTCTGTAGCATCTAGATTTTCCATAGGATAATTTACGGCAAAAGTTAATTTAAAAGATGTGTTTTAGTTTTAAAAACTTCAAAAATACACTTTTACAGTTAAATTTACTTAATAAACTTCATTAATTCAGTATTAATTACCAAGACAATACATTTGTAAAGTAAAAAATACTAAGATATGAAAACAAATAATTTAGGCTATCCCAGAATTGGAAACCAAAGAGAATTAAAAAAAGTAAACGAATTGTATTGGTCAGGAAAAATTCCTGCTGATGAACTTTTGAAAGTGGGTAAAAACATCCGTGAAGCCAACTGGAAATTACAATCAGAAACAGGCATTGACTATATTCCATCGAATGATTTTTCGTTTTACGACCA is from Flavobacterium sp. NG2 and encodes:
- a CDS encoding OsmC family protein, whose product is MGKKINIKNLPSGYQSFITNGRHSVTGDEPLTSKGTDLGFSPEDFILSSLAMCKVATVRYIARKNNWPIEDVDGEFELNVKRGAEGKLSTTVTGRIKIEGNLTEEQKTELLRQADACYVHRMIEGEWNIEQVQELTTEKLTV
- the trxA gene encoding thioredoxin; amino-acid sequence: MIQHLDKSNFDSTINNNPVVLVDFFADWCGPCTALHPTLEALATDFEGKAIISKINVDKNPELAAQFKIRSIPALFYFKNGEIVGTQNGVHSKSVISSNLNNILKN
- a CDS encoding Lrp/AsnC family transcriptional regulator, which gives rise to MENLDATDIQILKRLQADSNINIKELAAELFLTTTPVYERIKRLEREGYIMKYVALLDKKKLKLGMTVFCNVRLKEHARNVGANFVKDIVALPEIIECYNIAGDYDFMLKILVEDVASYQDFVMNKLSTIENIGNTQTIFVMGEIKNSTALHF
- a CDS encoding YHS domain-containing (seleno)protein; the protein is MKNLKSILAVAFIALFSNGIFAQVEAVDKSGLAIGGYDVVSYFKDHKATKGNAANAEKIGKTTYYFASKANAKAFKANPQKYAPQCNGYCAWGVAEKDSKFSINPETFKIVDNKLYLFFNGDFNGQQVNTLDIWNKDEAKYLKAIDKKWATIK